Proteins from one Pseudomonas sp. KBS0710 genomic window:
- a CDS encoding MaoC/PaaZ C-terminal domain-containing protein has product MDYVTQIIDPPPSRTQLLLDGVRALRKPKLDGPPPLPAERLVRSAVELSATGIAAYGRACGFRREQGVPLSYPHVLAFPLHLMLLTRPSFPYPASGMVHLANRIRQHQRLHEGQALRLEVYCERWVAHPKGQALSIATRAFAADTLVWESDSLYLRRDVKDPVGEPWDDVLALQEDGLLRTQRWVLPADLGRRFAKVSGDFNPIHTSVIGARIFGFRRAIAHGMWTLGRALAAQQPPGGLDQAQAHCDFKLPIFLPGQVALWSRPVTGPRREFEVRNFAGDKPHMRGLFIWKESHE; this is encoded by the coding sequence ATGGACTACGTGACGCAGATCATCGACCCGCCACCGTCACGCACCCAGCTGTTGCTGGACGGCGTGCGCGCACTGCGCAAACCCAAGCTCGACGGGCCGCCGCCATTGCCTGCAGAACGGCTGGTGCGTTCGGCGGTGGAACTGAGCGCCACTGGCATCGCCGCCTATGGCCGTGCCTGCGGTTTTCGCCGTGAACAGGGCGTGCCGCTGTCTTATCCGCATGTGCTGGCGTTCCCACTGCACTTGATGTTGCTGACCCGGCCGAGTTTCCCGTACCCGGCCAGTGGCATGGTGCACCTGGCCAATCGCATTCGTCAGCACCAGCGTTTGCACGAAGGCCAGGCATTGCGCCTGGAAGTGTATTGCGAGCGCTGGGTGGCGCACCCCAAGGGCCAGGCGCTGAGCATCGCCACCCGCGCCTTTGCGGCGGATACGTTGGTGTGGGAAAGCGACAGCCTGTACCTGCGCCGCGACGTCAAAGACCCGGTCGGCGAACCCTGGGACGACGTGCTGGCCTTGCAGGAAGACGGCCTGTTGCGCACCCAGCGCTGGGTGCTGCCGGCCGACCTGGGGCGCCGGTTTGCCAAGGTCTCGGGGGATTTCAACCCGATTCATACCTCGGTGATCGGCGCCAGGATCTTCGGCTTTCGCCGCGCCATCGCCCATGGCATGTGGACCCTGGGCCGCGCACTGGCGGCGCAGCAACCGCCGGGCGGGCTGGATCAGGCGCAAGCGCATTGCGACTTCAAGCTGCCGATCTTCCTGCCCGGCCAGGTTGCACTGTGGAGCCGCCCGGTGACCGGCCCGCGCCGTGAGTTCGAAGTGCGCAATTTTGCCGGTGACAAACCGCATATGCGCGGGCTATTTATTTGGAAAGAGAGCCACGAATGA
- a CDS encoding 3-oxoacyl-ACP reductase: MSDSYLSFVNSPWGRRLAQVIGLPQPLPLQRHRSGQQGLANPVIVAGAGRLVAQVQQLFKDTDTVAATPATLKAPSTVKVQGAVFDATAVLDLQQLDELYVFFHANAKRLSQHGRVVVLGTAPEHCQDLPQAIAQRALEGLVRSLAKELRRAVTVQLIYVAPGAEDALASSLRFFLSRRSAYVSGQVVRLEKPVDGQVTVNWDKPFAGRRALVTGASRGIGLAIAQVLARDGAHVVCVDVPQAQAALQQAADSVNGSALPLDITASDAAALLQAHVSQYGAFDVVVHNAGITRDKTIAKMTEAAWRSVLAVNLEAPLQLSSALLEGQGLNPGGRIVCVSSISGIAGNLGQSNYATSKAGVIGLVQGLAPQAAALQVTVNAVAPGFIETQMTAKIPLMIREAGRRMNSLSQGGQPIDVAETIAWLAHPASGGVNGQVVRVCGQSLLGA; the protein is encoded by the coding sequence ACAGCTACCTATCCTTCGTCAATTCCCCCTGGGGCCGACGCCTGGCCCAAGTCATCGGCCTGCCGCAACCCTTGCCTTTGCAGCGCCACCGCAGCGGCCAGCAAGGCCTGGCCAACCCGGTGATCGTCGCCGGGGCAGGGCGCCTGGTTGCGCAGGTGCAACAGCTCTTCAAAGACACCGACACCGTCGCCGCCACCCCGGCAACCCTCAAGGCGCCGTCCACGGTCAAGGTGCAGGGCGCGGTGTTCGACGCCACCGCCGTGCTCGACCTGCAACAACTCGACGAGCTCTACGTGTTCTTCCACGCCAATGCCAAGCGCCTCAGCCAGCACGGCCGCGTGGTGGTGCTCGGCACGGCGCCGGAACATTGCCAGGACTTGCCCCAGGCCATCGCCCAGCGTGCCCTTGAAGGGCTGGTGCGCTCGCTGGCCAAGGAATTGCGCCGCGCAGTCACAGTGCAATTGATCTACGTGGCGCCGGGCGCCGAAGACGCGCTGGCCAGCAGCCTGCGGTTCTTTTTGTCGCGCCGCTCGGCCTATGTGTCGGGCCAGGTGGTGCGCCTGGAAAAACCCGTGGACGGCCAGGTGACAGTGAACTGGGACAAACCCTTCGCCGGCCGCCGTGCCCTGGTCACCGGCGCCTCCCGTGGCATTGGCCTGGCGATTGCCCAGGTGCTGGCCCGCGACGGCGCCCATGTGGTTTGCGTGGACGTGCCCCAGGCCCAGGCTGCGCTGCAGCAAGCCGCCGACAGTGTGAACGGCTCGGCCTTGCCGCTGGACATCACCGCTTCCGATGCGGCCGCGCTGTTGCAGGCGCATGTCAGCCAATACGGCGCATTCGACGTGGTGGTGCACAACGCCGGGATCACCCGCGACAAGACCATCGCCAAGATGACCGAAGCCGCCTGGCGCAGTGTGCTGGCGGTCAACCTCGAAGCACCGTTGCAGCTCAGCAGCGCATTGTTGGAGGGGCAGGGCTTGAACCCTGGCGGGCGGATTGTGTGCGTGTCGTCGATTTCCGGCATTGCCGGCAACCTCGGGCAAAGCAACTACGCCACCTCCAAGGCGGGCGTGATTGGTCTGGTGCAGGGCCTGGCCCCCCAGGCGGCTGCGTTGCAGGTCACGGTAAATGCGGTGGCGCCGGGGTTTATCGAAACCCAGATGACCGCGAAAATCCCGCTGATGATCCGTGAGGCTGGGCGGCGCATGAACTCGCTGTCCCAGGGCGGGCAGCCGATCGACGTGGCCGAGACCATCGCCTGGCTGGCGCACCCGGCGTCCGGCGGGGTCAATGGCCAGGTGGTGCGCGTGTGCGGCCAAAGCCTGCTGGGAGCCTGA